One region of Aphelocoma coerulescens isolate FSJ_1873_10779 chromosome 12, UR_Acoe_1.0, whole genome shotgun sequence genomic DNA includes:
- the LOC138117732 gene encoding LOW QUALITY PROTEIN: nucleolar protein 8-like (The sequence of the model RefSeq protein was modified relative to this genomic sequence to represent the inferred CDS: inserted 1 base in 1 codon), translating into MCCVAILEQSDFRKAKRKKKEESETLPQVSEDIERTIAADLKDLFGLSKNKPENTEDILRDKEDAQDSAPADHLGPLPANDVAQESSTFXFSFFGDTQESGMKEEPYVLGPIKPVKATWQEDPRFQDSSSEGDDEPETSEIGKDQEMQVPFVFVVSLVVVVGCCGHIKSSTQEMGNGHCTPLSGECHPGKPFVLHRVKTPRSPFDVKLNMKREKWSTRN; encoded by the exons ATGTGCTGTGTTGCTATCCTTGAACAATCTGATTTCAGGAAagccaaaaggaagaagaaagaagagagcgAGACACTGCCTCAAGTGTCTGAAGACATCG agaggactattgctgctgatttaaaagacttgtttggactttcaaagaacaaaccagaaaacactgAGGACATACTCCGGGACAAAGAGGATGCGCAGGACTCTGCCCCAGCTGACCATCTGGGACCTTTGCCTGCGAACGACGTAGCTCAGGAGTCGAGCactt acttttccttctttggaGACACACAGGAGTCGGGCATGAAAGAAG AGCCTTACGTACTTGGACCAATAAAACCGGTAAAAGCCACATGGCAAGAGGATCCACGTTTCCAAGACAGCAGTTCCGAGGGTGATGATGAGCCCGAGACATCAGAAATTGGAAAGGACCAAGAAATGCAAGTTCCATTTGTATTTGTTGTCTCCTTGGTTGTAGTAGTTGGATGCTGTGGGCAtataaagagcagcactcaGGAAATGGGAAACGGACATTGCACACCTCTGAGCGGTGAATGTCATCCTGGAAAACCGTTTGTGCTGCACAGAGTCAAAACTCCCCGCAGCCCATTTGATGTGAAGTTGAATatgaaaagagagaagtggAGCACAAGAAATTAA
- the LOC138117733 gene encoding LOW QUALITY PROTEIN: PHD finger protein 7-like (The sequence of the model RefSeq protein was modified relative to this genomic sequence to represent the inferred CDS: inserted 4 bases in 2 codons), with protein sequence MMNAHEKAQGYFVDQQSPVKKKRVGKTDVDYCLRCLSHGDRKIDELPLPRHQAEREDEHLEETAVLLPRDSLLAGTMANREQEAPDAREPACLLCRRTEADPDICGDKREKHGLCAHVFCLYFASLLSRQDNDRTGLMGFRPRDIRLAVSRAAQKHCCVCGETGATIMCCQEDCDRWFHLPCAKDGACVTQYIAQYSAYCPEHRPDLKLEVTPEPETKCPICMETVDDRETYGTMVCPACKRAWFHRDCIQVGXPFPQPRGTAGAQQHQGXSLTLLLFALQGQALRAGLFCLHCPLCRDVRAFLPRMFIMGIRIPFRQPTWEDNDSFAELGERHSQCNAGECHYPGGRQEAEEEGPWELLLCSSCAAEGTHRRCSGLRNSTASWECDSCAGLGTGMRQSTRVSLGWDQCPGWAWQHPSAPGGLRAPLRPGLALARQALDLPASLFSLQP encoded by the exons ATGATGAACGCCCACGAG AAGGCCCAAGGTTATTTTGTAGATCAACAGAGCccagtgaagaaaaagagggtTGGGAAGACAGACGTAGATTATTGCTTGAG GTGCCtctcccatggagacaggaaaatTGATGAACTCCCGCTGCCCCGGCATCAAGCAG AGAGAGAGGACGAGCACCTGGAGGAGACCgcagtgctcctgcccagggactcACTGCTGGCTGGAACCATGGCCAACAGGGAACAGGaggcccctgatgccagagagccag catgcctgctgtgcCGCCGCACAGAGGCTGACCCGGACATCTGCGGCGACAAACGGGAGAAGCACGGGCTCTGTGCCCACGTCTTCTGCCTG TATTTTGCCAGCCTCCTTTCTCGACAAGACAATGATCGGACAGGACTCATGGGCTTTCGCCCTCGCGATATCCGTCTTGCAGTCAGCCGAGCGGCTCAGAAG cactgctgcgtCTGTGGGGAGACTGGGGCCACCATCATGTGCTGTCAGGAAGACTGCGACAGATGGTTccacctgccctgtgccaaggaCGGTGCCTGTGTCACACAGTATATTGCACAGTACAG CGCCTACTGCCCCGAGCACCGCCCAGATCTGAAGCTGGAGGTGACTCCGGAGCCGGAAACCAAATGCCCCATCTGCATGGAGACCGTGGACGATAGAGAGACTTATGGCACCATGGTGTGCCCAGCGTGCAAAAGGGCCTGGTTCCACAGGGACTGCATCCAGGTAGG GCcattcccgcagccccggggcacagcaggtgctcagcagcaccaggg ctcactcacactgctgctgtttgccctgcagggacaggcctTGCGCGCTGGTCTTTTCTGCCTCCACTGCCCCCTCTGCAGAGACGTTAGAGCATTTCTTCCCCGAATGTTCATCATGGGGATCCGAATCCCCTTCAG ACAGCCAACATGGGAGGACAACGATTCCTTTGCTGAATTAGGAGAGAGGCACAGCCAGTGCAATGCCGGAGAGTGCCATTATCCAGGAGgcaggcaggaggcagaggaagaggg GCCCTGGGAACTGCTCCTGTGCTCCTCCTGCGCTGCTGAAGGCACCCACAGGCGCTGCTCCGGCCTGAGaaacagcacagccagctgggAGTGCGACAGCTGTGCTGGTCTGGGCACGGGTATGAGGCAAAGCACCCGGGTGTCGCTGGGCTGGGATCAGTGCCCGGGCTGGGCTTGGCAGCACCCGTCcgctcctggagggctgagggcaccgctccggcctggcctggccctggcccggcaggcccttgaccttcctgcttcccttttcAGCCTCCAGCCATGA